In Scatophagus argus isolate fScaArg1 chromosome 3, fScaArg1.pri, whole genome shotgun sequence, one genomic interval encodes:
- the asip1 gene encoding agouti signaling protein 1, producing MQAFLLLGCFVLTVTQYLLGSAHMIPDEGLSTNRVVVSSALSQNLELGTPPVVIVELPKSAKRNRKTKKQKKNKFGGKKRTPPPANCIPLGGSCKSPGNVCCDFCAFCQCRLFRTVCYCRMGNPRC from the exons ATGCAGGCCTTCCTGTTGCTTGGCTGCTTTGTCCTCACTGTGACACAGTACCTCCTTGGCTCTGCGCACATGATCCCTGATGAGGGACTCTCCACCAACAGGGTCGTTGTATCCAGTGCTCTGTCTCAAAACCTTGAGTTAGGCACACCTCCTGTAGTTATTGTAG AGTTGCCAAAATCAgcaaagaggaacaggaaaacaaagaagcaaaaaaag aACAAATTTGGTGGGAAGAAGCgcactcctcctcctgctaACTGCATTCCCTTGGGGGGAAGCTGTAAATCTCCAGGCAATGTGTGCTGTGATTTCTGTGCTTTTTGCCAGTGCCGGCTCTTCAGAACTGTCTGTTACTGCCGAATGGGCAATCCTCGCTGCTAA